The Polyodon spathula isolate WHYD16114869_AA chromosome 3, ASM1765450v1, whole genome shotgun sequence genome has a segment encoding these proteins:
- the LOC121313226 gene encoding syndecan-2-like, producing the protein MRSVWIIFTFGLVTFLSGEMTVAASQGQTSPDEKDLYLEDGSGDYPVDDDDFNSGSGSGLDVETEESVIVKTNMFPEAQPTRDSAKVFTQKAETSTAKARMLPKVPARTEPPVLVMDTDVNIEDLTSATSKPKVSGSGVDTDVSAEIQSESLFQRTEVLAAVIAGGVIGFLFAIFLIVLLVYRMRKKDEGSYDLGERKPSSAAYQKAPTKEFYA; encoded by the exons aCAGTGGCAGCTTCACAGGGTCAAACTTCTCCTGACGAAAAGGATTTGTATCTTGAGGATGGGTCCGGGGATTACCCAGTAGATGATGATGATTTTAATTCTGGGTCAGGCTCGG GTCTCGATGTGGAAACTGAGGAGTCAGTCATTGTGAAAACGAATATGTTTCCAGAAGCACAACCAACCAGGGACTCGGCAAAAGTATTCACACAGAAAGCTGAGACATCTACAGCCAAAGCCCGAATGCTGCCTAAGGTTCCTGCCAGAACCGAG CCGCCAGTTCTGGTCATGGATACAGATGTAAACATAGAGGATTTAACGAGCGCAACTAGTAAGCCAAAGGTATCTGGCAGTGGTGTGGACACAGATGTGTCTGCAGAGATCCAGTCAGAAAGCCTCTTCCAGAGAACAGAAGTATTGGCAG ctgtaattgctggtGGAGTGATTGGGTTCCTGTTTGCAATCTTCCTGATCGTACTGCTGGTGTACCGCATGAGGAAGAAGGATGAAGGCAGCTATGACCTTGGGGAACGCAAACCGTCCAGCGCTGCCTATCAGAAGGCACCTACCAAGGAATTTTATGCATAA